One window of the Crassaminicella thermophila genome contains the following:
- a CDS encoding sensor histidine kinase: MFNTVFKKLLSTYFIIIVVTFLILGLLFSQLFTNYYFDKYERQLLEEGDKINTLVIDYLNGYISRERLNLELQSVERFLNTRIWIIDQRGIIYGVSSEEKKWIGKQITTKDILRVLDGQIIVKKGIYEEVGKTPIVTVGMPIFINGRVDNAIIMHAPLYEITKAIKEVHRIIWTSMAISFIISFMILYLVSKKLAAPIKEMGKVAQKIAAGDFSQRVKTYTDSEDEIEKVIKTFNDMADKLEKIEENRRSFIAAVAHELRSPLTLIKGFVQGMVDGTVEEKDKDKYLNIILRETKRLTQLISNLLDLQKMESDKYPIYPQKFGINELIIRTLIKYEEEIEKKGVKVELNLTQDEMLVWADKDAYEQVLINILENAMKFMKEKGKLQITSEYKHNKVWVKIKDNGIGISKEEQPFIWDRFYKADKSRDRNKNGTGLGLYIVKKIIERHKEEIKVESELGVGTTFIFSLSPSIDK; the protein is encoded by the coding sequence ATGTTTAATACAGTTTTTAAGAAGTTATTAAGTACTTATTTTATTATTATTGTTGTTACATTTCTTATTTTAGGGTTGCTTTTTTCACAATTATTTACTAATTATTATTTTGACAAATATGAACGCCAATTATTAGAAGAAGGAGATAAAATAAACACATTAGTGATTGACTATTTAAATGGTTATATTAGTAGAGAGAGATTGAATTTGGAGCTGCAGTCAGTAGAGAGGTTTTTGAATACAAGAATTTGGATCATAGATCAAAGAGGAATTATTTATGGTGTTTCAAGTGAAGAAAAGAAATGGATTGGAAAGCAGATTACAACAAAGGATATATTGCGAGTGTTAGATGGGCAAATCATTGTAAAAAAGGGAATTTATGAAGAGGTAGGAAAAACACCTATTGTTACAGTAGGAATGCCCATATTTATAAATGGACGTGTAGATAATGCTATTATAATGCATGCACCTTTATATGAAATTACAAAAGCAATTAAAGAAGTGCATCGGATTATTTGGACATCTATGGCAATTTCTTTTATTATTTCTTTTATGATTCTGTATTTAGTTTCAAAGAAGCTAGCTGCCCCTATAAAGGAAATGGGAAAAGTAGCTCAGAAAATAGCAGCTGGTGATTTTAGCCAAAGGGTGAAAACATATACCGATTCAGAGGATGAAATTGAAAAAGTTATAAAAACTTTTAATGATATGGCAGATAAACTAGAAAAAATAGAAGAAAATAGAAGAAGTTTTATAGCTGCTGTTGCTCATGAATTGAGATCTCCATTGACCCTTATAAAAGGGTTTGTCCAAGGAATGGTAGATGGTACGGTAGAGGAAAAAGATAAAGATAAGTACTTAAATATTATTTTAAGAGAAACAAAGAGGCTTACCCAATTGATATCTAATTTGTTGGATTTGCAGAAAATGGAGTCAGATAAGTATCCAATATACCCTCAAAAGTTTGGGATAAATGAGTTGATAATAAGAACATTAATAAAATATGAAGAAGAAATTGAAAAAAAGGGTGTTAAGGTAGAGCTTAACTTAACACAGGATGAAATGCTTGTGTGGGCTGATAAGGATGCGTATGAGCAGGTACTGATAAATATTTTAGAAAATGCTATGAAATTTATGAAGGAGAAAGGAAAGCTTCAAATAACTAGTGAATATAAGCATAATAAAGTATGGGTAAAAATTAAAGATAATGGAATTGGGATATCAAAAGAAGAACAGCCATTTATATGGGATAGATTTTATAAGGCTGATAAATCAAGGGATAGAAATAAAAATGGAACAGGTTTAGGTCTTTATATTGTAAAAAAAATAATTGAAAGACATAAAGAAGAGATAAAAGTAGAGAGCGAATTAGGAGTGGGGACAACCTTTATTTTTTCACTATCTCCTTCTATAGATAAATAA
- a CDS encoding response regulator transcription factor has translation MIERKILVVDDDTDICELIKLYLKKEGYKVLSVYDGLSAIEAFKEEMPDLVVLDIMLPKMDGWDVCRELKKISNVPIIMLTAKGDTFDKVLGLKIGADDYVVKPFEPRELLARIEAVLRRTSQQTLPTRQIVLPNLLIDMDLYIVKIEDKTFELPPKEMELLYFLVKNQNRVFTREQLIENIWGFDFEGDSRTIDVHIKRLREKLEGVKDKYRIKTVWGVGYKFEVNKDV, from the coding sequence GTGATAGAGAGAAAAATTCTTGTTGTAGATGATGATACAGATATTTGTGAATTGATTAAGCTTTATTTAAAAAAAGAAGGATATAAGGTGCTTAGTGTATATGATGGATTAAGTGCAATAGAAGCTTTTAAAGAGGAGATGCCAGATCTTGTAGTTCTTGATATTATGCTGCCAAAGATGGATGGTTGGGATGTTTGTAGAGAGTTAAAGAAAATTAGCAATGTACCTATTATTATGCTTACTGCAAAAGGAGATACTTTTGATAAGGTTTTAGGATTAAAAATCGGTGCAGATGATTATGTTGTAAAGCCTTTTGAGCCAAGAGAGTTACTTGCAAGAATTGAAGCGGTTCTAAGAAGGACAAGCCAGCAGACATTACCTACTAGACAGATAGTACTGCCAAATCTTTTGATTGATATGGATCTTTATATTGTTAAAATAGAAGACAAAACCTTTGAGTTACCACCAAAGGAGATGGAGCTTTTGTATTTTCTTGTGAAAAATCAAAATAGGGTTTTTACAAGAGAACAATTAATTGAAAATATTTGGGGCTTTGATTTTGAGGGAGATTCTCGAACGATTGATGTACATATTAAGCGTTTAAGAGAGAAGCTAGAAGGAGTGAAAGATAAATATAGGATTAAGACTGTTTGGGGGGTGGGGTATAAGTTTGAGGTGAATAAAGATGTTTAA
- a CDS encoding cysteine-rich small domain-containing protein produces the protein MSENYKFNQNRKCEYFPCHNVKDEENFNCLFCFCPLYMLKDKCGGNFTYVNNIKDCSKCTIPHSKGAYEYIMSKMDEVIRIGSERE, from the coding sequence ATGAGCGAAAATTATAAATTTAACCAAAATCGTAAATGTGAATATTTTCCCTGTCATAACGTAAAGGATGAAGAAAATTTTAACTGTCTATTCTGTTTTTGTCCATTGTACATGTTAAAAGATAAGTGTGGCGGAAACTTTACCTATGTCAATAACATTAAAGATTGCAGCAAATGCACGATTCCTCACAGCAAAGGAGCATATGAATATATTATGTCAAAAATGGACGAAGTAATTCGTATAGGTAGTGAAAGAGAATAA
- a CDS encoding ribonuclease H family protein, producing the protein MKIINIYTDGACSGNQNESNVGGWGAILEYKEHKKTLYGGEENTTNNRMEMKALLEALKSLKKNNLILNVFSDSSYLIECFTKKWYIKWQQNGWITSSKKPVENKELWEALLEQVSRQKEIHFYRVKGHLNLNKKTEIDKWYEKFKSWNGNHFSLEDFIYITKMNIEADALANKGIDQIREKTLES; encoded by the coding sequence TTGAAGATCATTAATATATATACAGATGGTGCTTGTTCTGGTAATCAAAATGAAAGCAATGTTGGAGGATGGGGTGCTATTCTAGAATATAAAGAACATAAAAAAACATTGTATGGAGGAGAAGAAAATACTACAAACAACCGCATGGAAATGAAAGCCTTATTAGAAGCCCTGAAATCTCTTAAAAAAAATAATCTTATCCTTAACGTATTTTCGGATAGTTCCTATCTTATAGAATGTTTTACAAAAAAATGGTATATAAAGTGGCAGCAAAACGGCTGGATAACTTCTAGTAAAAAACCTGTAGAAAATAAAGAACTATGGGAAGCTTTGCTTGAGCAAGTTTCTAGACAAAAAGAAATTCATTTTTATCGGGTAAAGGGACATTTAAATTTAAACAAAAAAACTGAAATAGATAAATGGTATGAAAAATTTAAAAGCTGGAATGGAAATCATTTTTCATTAGAAGATTTTATATACATAACAAAAATGAATATAGAAGCAGATGCCTTAGCAAATAAAGGTATTGACCAAATACGTGAAAAGACCTTAGAATCATAA
- a CDS encoding cold-inducible protein YdjO-related protein, which produces MFFKKDVQREEKTYEFKEVQVWQCPNCIGWMQKEFSVSENPTCPFCSSNMLSGSKEVKVLV; this is translated from the coding sequence ATGTTTTTCAAAAAAGATGTACAAAGAGAAGAAAAAACTTACGAATTTAAGGAGGTACAGGTGTGGCAGTGTCCAAACTGTATTGGGTGGATGCAGAAAGAATTTAGTGTTTCAGAAAATCCTACATGCCCATTTTGTTCAAGTAATATGCTATCTGGTTCAAAAGAAGTAAAGGTTTTAGTATGA
- a CDS encoding aspartyl-phosphate phosphatase Spo0E family protein — translation MGESKEIRKKIENLRKYLYDLIEQNKNLFAAEVVRVSQELDKVLNEYNSIIKKQIA, via the coding sequence ATGGGAGAATCAAAAGAAATAAGAAAAAAAATAGAAAATCTAAGAAAATATTTGTATGACCTAATCGAACAAAATAAAAATCTTTTTGCCGCAGAAGTAGTGAGAGTAAGCCAAGAATTAGATAAAGTATTAAATGAATATAATTCTATAATAAAAAAACAGATAGCCTAA
- a CDS encoding M20/M25/M40 family metallo-hydrolase → MINQERVVNEFLKYVQIDSPTKSEGKFAKFIAEELKNIGLEVHIDDAGEKVGSDTGNVIAKLKGTKDSEPVLFSCHMDTVSPGVGIKPVIKDGVIYSDGTTVLGGDNKAGIAAVLEALKALKENNIEHGLIEVVFSIYEEGGLFGAKNLDYKKIESKRAFVLDSGGDPGQIIVKGPAQDKINAKIIGKPAHAGVCPEEGISAIQVAAKAISNMNLLRIDEETTANIGVIQGGKVTNIVCPEVEIKAEARSLNNEKLDRQTSHMVECLKKAAEEFGAEVEIHTERMYSAFMIDENDEIVNTVRKACENIGLKPFTQASGGGSDTNILNENGIKAVNLGIGEKKPHTLEEHLKIEDLVNSAKLVLEIIKTV, encoded by the coding sequence ATGATTAATCAAGAAAGAGTTGTAAATGAATTTTTAAAGTATGTACAAATAGACAGTCCTACAAAAAGTGAAGGGAAGTTTGCTAAATTTATTGCAGAAGAACTGAAAAATATTGGATTAGAAGTACATATAGATGATGCTGGAGAAAAAGTAGGTTCAGATACAGGTAATGTTATTGCGAAGTTAAAAGGAACAAAAGATAGTGAGCCAGTTTTATTTAGCTGTCATATGGATACTGTAAGTCCTGGAGTAGGAATTAAGCCAGTAATTAAAGATGGTGTAATCTATAGCGATGGTACAACAGTACTTGGAGGAGACAACAAAGCAGGAATTGCTGCTGTTTTAGAGGCGTTAAAAGCATTAAAAGAAAATAATATAGAACATGGGCTAATAGAAGTTGTATTTAGCATCTATGAAGAAGGTGGATTGTTTGGTGCTAAAAATTTAGATTATAAAAAAATTGAATCAAAACGTGCTTTTGTATTGGATAGTGGTGGAGACCCAGGACAAATTATTGTAAAAGGGCCTGCACAAGACAAAATCAATGCAAAAATTATAGGTAAGCCAGCACATGCAGGTGTATGCCCAGAAGAAGGAATTAGTGCTATACAAGTGGCTGCAAAGGCAATAAGCAATATGAATCTGCTTAGAATTGATGAAGAAACAACAGCAAATATTGGTGTTATTCAAGGGGGCAAAGTGACTAATATCGTTTGCCCAGAAGTAGAAATAAAAGCAGAGGCAAGAAGTTTAAACAATGAAAAATTAGATAGACAAACATCTCACATGGTTGAATGCTTAAAAAAGGCAGCTGAAGAATTTGGAGCAGAAGTTGAAATTCATACAGAGAGAATGTATAGTGCTTTTATGATTGATGAAAATGATGAAATTGTAAATACTGTAAGAAAAGCTTGTGAGAACATTGGATTAAAGCCTTTTACCCAGGCATCTGGTGGGGGTAGTGATACAAATATACTTAATGAAAATGGTATCAAAGCTGTAAATTTAGGAATTGGAGAGAAAAAGCCACATACTTTAGAAGAACATTTAAAAATAGAAGACTTAGTAAATAGTGCAAAACTTGTGTTAGAAATCATTAAAACCGTATAG
- a CDS encoding AbgT family transporter, which produces MASISKTSKQQKNGLFNKFLNGVEAVGNKLPHPVTIFILLSVAVMIVSEIASRAGLAVNFYDAKYKTEKMVEAVSLLNADGLRYMINTATENFTGFHPLGTVLVAMLGVGVAEGTGLINTALKKLVLSTPKKLITAVVVFAGVMSNIASDAGYVVLVPLGAIVFLSFKRHPLAGMAAAFAGVSGGFSANLLLGTLDPLLTGITNEALSAGGIDLTILPTSNYYFMFVSTFLITLLGTWVTEKIVEPRLGEYKGGYADDSMEVTQKERKGLIAAGISLLVFGAVMLLLTLPENAALKADGQLKQFIYHGLVPTIMLFFLVPGLVYGIVSGTIKNDKDVIKAMSTAMGTMGGYLVLCFFAAQFIKYFSYTNLGIILAVSGANFLKAIGFTGLPLIIAFIIVAGFINLFIGSASAKWGIMAPVFIPMMYQLGFTPEFTQLAYRIGDSCTNIISPLMSYFAVIVVFAQKYDKDTGIGTLISTMLPYSIAFLLGWTALMIGWYLLGLPIGPEAFIHLPM; this is translated from the coding sequence TTGGCAAGTATTTCAAAAACTTCTAAACAACAAAAAAATGGTTTATTTAACAAATTCCTTAACGGAGTTGAAGCAGTGGGTAATAAATTGCCTCATCCAGTTACCATATTTATTTTATTGTCAGTTGCCGTAATGATTGTTTCGGAAATTGCTTCTCGTGCAGGCTTAGCAGTCAATTTTTATGATGCAAAGTACAAAACAGAAAAAATGGTTGAAGCAGTTTCACTATTAAATGCTGATGGATTAAGGTATATGATCAATACAGCAACTGAGAATTTTACTGGATTCCATCCATTAGGGACAGTTTTAGTTGCTATGCTTGGAGTAGGAGTTGCTGAAGGAACAGGACTTATTAATACTGCATTAAAGAAATTAGTATTAAGTACACCTAAAAAATTAATTACTGCTGTTGTTGTATTTGCAGGGGTTATGTCAAATATAGCATCAGATGCAGGATACGTTGTATTAGTTCCACTAGGGGCTATTGTTTTCTTAAGCTTTAAACGTCATCCATTAGCTGGTATGGCAGCTGCTTTTGCAGGGGTATCAGGTGGATTCTCAGCGAATCTTTTACTAGGAACTCTAGATCCATTATTAACAGGGATTACAAATGAAGCTTTATCTGCAGGTGGTATTGATTTAACAATCTTACCAACTTCTAACTATTACTTTATGTTTGTATCTACATTCTTAATTACTCTTTTAGGCACATGGGTAACTGAAAAAATAGTTGAGCCAAGATTAGGTGAATATAAAGGCGGCTATGCAGATGACTCAATGGAAGTTACACAAAAAGAAAGAAAAGGTTTAATTGCTGCAGGGATTTCATTACTTGTTTTCGGTGCAGTTATGTTATTGTTGACATTACCTGAAAATGCAGCATTAAAAGCAGATGGACAATTAAAACAATTCATATATCATGGATTAGTTCCAACAATTATGTTATTCTTCTTAGTGCCAGGTTTAGTTTATGGAATTGTATCAGGAACAATTAAAAATGATAAAGATGTAATAAAAGCTATGAGTACAGCTATGGGAACAATGGGAGGATATCTAGTATTATGTTTCTTTGCTGCTCAGTTTATAAAATACTTCTCTTATACTAATTTAGGAATTATTTTAGCTGTAAGTGGTGCAAACTTCTTAAAGGCTATTGGATTTACAGGATTACCATTAATAATTGCATTTATTATTGTTGCTGGATTTATTAACCTATTTATTGGATCAGCATCTGCTAAATGGGGGATTATGGCACCAGTATTTATACCAATGATGTATCAATTAGGATTTACTCCAGAATTTACACAGTTAGCATATCGTATAGGTGACTCTTGTACAAACATCATTTCACCGCTTATGTCATATTTTGCTGTAATTGTAGTATTTGCACAAAAATATGACAAAGATACAGGAATTGGTACTTTAATATCTACGATGCTTCCATATTCTATAGCATTCTTATTAGGATGGACAGCATTAATGATAGGTTGGTACTTATTAGGATTACCAATTGGACCAGAAGCATTTATTCATTTACCTATGTAA
- a CDS encoding YibE/F family protein — protein sequence MKKYFLLIGLFILIVSFNVYAEEENPFYTETAVVLDASETKIGQEYEGFTEKYQLVKLEVTSGKYKGKVFEIENNIADNYGFAIAVKKGDKVIVNIEENEDGNVDVFITEYMRQHYIIYLSILFILLIVVIGRTKGIKAVITLTLTMVAILKILLPMILKGVNPIPLTIAISISITVITMFFIGGFNSKTIAAIIGTSGGVLIAGLVAYYIGSQVKLTGLSSEEAIMLMDIPQGIVFDFKSLLFSGIIMGALGAVMDIGMSISSAMEEIHNANKTLTRKELFSAGMNVGKDVMGTMTNTLILAYTGSSIPLLLLFMAYETSIVKILNLDIIATEVIRSLAGSIGLVLTIPLTAFVASLLMKKNEK from the coding sequence ATGAAAAAATATTTTTTATTAATAGGTTTATTTATTCTTATTGTATCTTTTAATGTTTACGCAGAAGAGGAAAATCCATTTTATACAGAAACGGCAGTAGTTTTAGATGCAAGTGAAACAAAGATTGGGCAAGAATATGAAGGATTTACAGAAAAATACCAGCTTGTAAAATTAGAGGTTACTAGCGGGAAATATAAAGGAAAAGTATTTGAAATAGAAAACAACATAGCTGACAATTATGGATTTGCTATAGCTGTAAAAAAAGGAGATAAGGTTATTGTTAATATTGAAGAGAATGAAGATGGAAATGTTGATGTATTTATAACTGAATATATGCGCCAGCATTATATTATTTATTTATCTATATTATTTATATTATTAATTGTGGTGATTGGAAGAACAAAGGGGATAAAAGCAGTAATAACTCTTACACTTACAATGGTTGCTATTTTAAAAATTCTTTTACCTATGATTTTAAAGGGAGTCAACCCTATCCCACTCACCATCGCAATTTCTATAAGCATAACGGTTATTACTATGTTTTTTATTGGAGGATTTAACAGTAAGACTATTGCAGCAATTATTGGGACAAGCGGTGGAGTGTTGATTGCGGGACTTGTTGCTTATTATATTGGAAGTCAGGTAAAATTAACAGGACTTAGTAGTGAAGAAGCCATTATGCTTATGGATATTCCTCAAGGGATTGTTTTTGATTTTAAAAGTCTCTTATTTTCTGGAATTATTATGGGTGCATTAGGTGCAGTCATGGATATAGGTATGTCTATTTCTTCTGCAATGGAGGAAATACATAATGCCAATAAAACACTTACAAGAAAAGAATTATTTTCGGCAGGAATGAACGTAGGAAAGGATGTTATGGGAACTATGACAAATACCTTAATTCTTGCTTATACAGGAAGTTCAATACCGCTTCTACTTCTATTTATGGCTTATGAAACCTCTATTGTGAAAATATTAAATTTAGATATTATTGCTACTGAAGTTATTCGTTCTTTAGCAGGAAGTATCGGTTTAGTACTAACAATTCCATTAACAGCATTCGTTGCAAGTCTTTTAATGAAAAAAAATGAAAAATAA
- a CDS encoding aspartate-alanine antiporter-like transporter yields MTFNATHFITNHFVLIFFSVVTGLLVGKIEFGKFKLGTSGTLFTGLIMGWYIYKKYAFPYENLENIPTYATKILKYGLVPNDLFIFNLILFVAAVGLLASKDLGKVLKKYGLKFVFLGFIITFTGAAICYLMSILNEGQNPYAISGVYTGALTSSPGLAAALETVSSYGNNAESMVGFGYAIAYVPGVFIVILFMQFLPYIFKMDIETEKALFLKEMNFSEGQSKETEEKFDTIAFVFACLTGFFLGKIKIYLGPTIKYFSLGSTGGVLVSSLLLGYAGKIGPMNFRMSSRILNAIQEISLSFFLSMVGLKYGYTTIHSATGSGAYLIYISFLCGLTALFVGFIIGRYVFKINWIMLSGALCGGMTSTPGLGAAIEATKSNNVAAGYGATYPFALLGMILFTILLYRIPV; encoded by the coding sequence ATGACTTTTAATGCTACGCATTTTATAACAAATCATTTTGTACTAATCTTTTTTTCTGTTGTAACAGGTTTGCTAGTCGGAAAAATTGAGTTTGGAAAATTTAAATTAGGTACTTCCGGGACCTTGTTTACAGGTCTTATTATGGGATGGTATATCTATAAAAAATACGCTTTTCCTTATGAGAATTTAGAAAATATACCTACTTACGCCACTAAAATCTTAAAATACGGCCTTGTTCCAAATGATCTTTTTATATTTAATCTTATATTATTTGTTGCAGCTGTAGGTCTTTTAGCTTCTAAAGATCTTGGTAAAGTATTAAAAAAATACGGATTAAAGTTTGTATTTCTAGGTTTTATTATTACATTCACAGGAGCAGCCATTTGCTATCTTATGTCCATACTAAATGAAGGTCAAAATCCATACGCTATTTCAGGAGTTTACACAGGTGCCTTAACAAGTTCACCAGGTTTAGCAGCTGCTTTAGAAACTGTTTCTTCCTATGGCAATAATGCAGAAAGTATGGTTGGCTTTGGATATGCAATCGCTTATGTTCCTGGTGTTTTTATTGTAATTCTTTTCATGCAATTTCTTCCATATATTTTCAAAATGGATATAGAAACAGAAAAAGCTCTGTTTTTAAAAGAAATGAACTTCTCTGAAGGCCAATCAAAAGAAACAGAAGAAAAATTTGATACGATCGCCTTCGTATTCGCATGTCTTACAGGTTTTTTCCTAGGAAAGATAAAAATTTATTTAGGTCCTACAATAAAATATTTTAGTCTCGGTTCTACTGGTGGTGTTCTTGTATCATCCCTTCTGTTAGGTTATGCAGGTAAAATAGGCCCTATGAACTTCAGAATGAGTAGTAGGATTTTAAATGCTATACAGGAAATATCCCTTTCATTCTTTCTATCTATGGTAGGGTTAAAGTACGGATATACAACGATTCATTCTGCAACTGGCTCTGGAGCTTATTTAATCTACATATCTTTTCTGTGTGGACTTACTGCATTATTCGTAGGCTTTATCATTGGAAGATATGTATTTAAAATCAATTGGATCATGCTTTCAGGAGCCCTTTGCGGTGGTATGACATCTACTCCAGGATTAGGAGCTGCCATAGAAGCTACAAAAAGTAATAATGTTGCTGCTGGATATGGAGCTACTTATCCATTTGCTCTTCTAGGTATGATTCTATTCACTATATTGCTATATCGAATACCCGTATAA
- a CDS encoding acetyl-CoA hydrolase/transferase family protein — protein MIQGGNKMLENRIRNKTLQNKIMSADEAALLIKDGMNVGTSGFTPSGYPKAVPLALAKRVETTGEKIKIGLFTGASVGDELDGSLSRSKIIRKRLPYQTNESLRKYINDGECEYLDMHLSHVPQYAQYGFLGKLDLAIIEAVGITEEGGIIPSTSIGCSPTFIKIAEKVIVEINTSQPLELEGMADIYIPNDPPHRKPIPITKVNDKIGTPYIPCDVNKIAAIVVTDIKDNVRPLAPIDDISKTISGHLIDFLEHEVKVGRLPKTLFPLQSGVGSVANAVLGGLLESSFENLLCYTEVIQDSMLDLLDSGKALFASGTSITPSEEGLIRFKENINFYKDKIILRPQEISNHPEIIRRLGIIAINTAIEADIYGNINSTNIMGTRMMNGIGGSGDFTRNAYISIFTTPSTAKNGDISSIVPMVAHHDHTEHDVMVLITEQGVADLRGLSPKERAKLIINNCAHPTYQPMLKDYFERAQKSKFKHTPHMLSEALSWHDQFIKNGTMKRLP, from the coding sequence ATGATTCAAGGAGGAAATAAAATGTTAGAAAATAGAATTAGAAACAAAACACTACAGAATAAAATCATGTCAGCTGATGAAGCAGCCCTGTTAATCAAAGACGGAATGAATGTAGGTACTAGTGGATTCACCCCATCTGGATATCCAAAAGCTGTTCCTTTAGCATTAGCCAAAAGAGTAGAAACAACAGGAGAAAAGATAAAAATAGGACTATTCACTGGCGCTTCTGTTGGTGATGAATTAGACGGTTCTCTTTCACGATCAAAGATTATTAGAAAAAGACTTCCCTATCAAACAAATGAAAGTTTGCGAAAATATATAAACGATGGGGAGTGTGAATATCTTGATATGCATCTTAGCCATGTTCCTCAGTATGCTCAATATGGCTTTTTAGGGAAATTAGATCTAGCCATCATTGAAGCTGTTGGCATAACAGAAGAAGGAGGTATTATTCCATCAACTTCAATCGGATGTTCTCCTACATTTATAAAAATAGCAGAAAAAGTAATCGTTGAAATTAATACAAGTCAGCCATTAGAATTAGAAGGAATGGCAGATATTTATATTCCAAATGATCCTCCTCACAGAAAACCTATACCAATTACAAAAGTAAATGACAAAATTGGTACACCATATATTCCTTGTGATGTAAACAAAATAGCTGCGATCGTTGTAACAGACATAAAAGATAATGTAAGACCCCTTGCACCTATAGATGATATTTCTAAAACCATATCAGGCCATTTGATAGACTTTTTAGAACATGAAGTAAAGGTTGGAAGGCTCCCAAAAACTTTATTTCCTCTACAATCAGGTGTTGGAAGTGTTGCAAATGCAGTTTTAGGTGGTTTATTAGAATCAAGTTTTGAAAACCTTTTATGCTATACAGAAGTCATTCAAGATTCTATGCTTGATCTTTTAGATTCTGGAAAAGCTTTGTTTGCATCTGGAACTTCCATTACCCCTTCTGAAGAAGGACTTATTCGTTTTAAAGAAAATATTAATTTTTATAAAGATAAAATTATTCTAAGACCGCAAGAGATTAGCAATCATCCTGAAATCATCCGAAGATTGGGTATTATCGCCATAAACACAGCCATTGAAGCTGATATCTATGGTAATATCAACTCTACCAATATAATGGGTACACGTATGATGAATGGTATAGGGGGGTCAGGAGATTTCACTAGAAATGCATATATCTCCATATTCACCACTCCATCAACTGCCAAAAACGGAGATATCTCTTCTATAGTCCCTATGGTTGCACATCATGATCATACTGAACATGATGTGATGGTACTCATTACAGAACAGGGAGTAGCTGATTTAAGAGGATTAAGTCCAAAAGAAAGGGCTAAACTTATTATAAATAATTGTGCACACCCTACTTATCAGCCTATGTTAAAAGATTACTTTGAACGAGCACAAAAAAGTAAATTTAAACATACACCCCATATGCTAAGTGAAGCACTATCATGGCATGATCAATTCATAAAAAATGGAACCATGAAAAGACTTCCTTAA